In one Silene latifolia isolate original U9 population chromosome 10, ASM4854445v1, whole genome shotgun sequence genomic region, the following are encoded:
- the LOC141608188 gene encoding uncharacterized protein LOC141608188: MYKANRVTDDAIRLRLFPYSLRGSAKEWLKSLEPESLRIWNDVSKAFLNKYFPPQRTAKIKSELQGFTQLDDETLYEVWERYKALQRLCPHHGIGEDDLINNFYEGLYNDMKMNLDSSSGKGALDKIDHKTAKELIEEMVSRTFHWNNDRLKRKGKASVESSNNMEVKGLIEELKQQVALLSSNTPNNSSPRTHVYCCDFCGDQGHTPNECSLMVGDSSREEVVVEPTKEIEDELVEIIVETPKDVVVPSKVVDEPKQHVVKPYVPHIPFPQRLARAKLEKKYEKFLDMMKGLQVTLPFLDAIKEIPTYGKFLKELISNKKKLGPSTTVNLSQECNAILLEKLPPKLEDPGGFSIPCAIGTIQIDRALCNLGASVSLMPLKIFKKLDAVELTPTRVSLQLVDRSVKYPIGLVEDVPLKVVSLVMPCDFYVMDIPEDSKIPIILGRAPMSCYGGCNDRC; encoded by the exons ATGTACAAAGCCAATCGAGTCACGGATGATGCCATCCGCCTTAGGCTATTCCCTTACTCTTTGAGGGGAAGTGCTAAGGAGTGGCTCAAGAGTTTAGAACCTGAATCTCTAAGGATATGGAATGATGTCTCAAAAGCTTTCTTGAACAAATACTTCCCACCTCAAAGAACGGCAAAGATCAAAAGTGAGCTTCAAGGCTTCACTCAACTAGATGATGAAACCCTCTACGAGGTATGGGAAAGGTACAAGGCCCTTCAAAGGTTGTGTCCTCATCATGGGATTGGTGAGGATGATCTCATTAACAACTTTTATGAGGGTTTGTACAATGACATGAAAATGAACCTAGATTCCAGTTCCGGGAAAGGGGCACTTGACAAAATCGATCACAAGACGGCCAAGGAATTGATTGAGGAGATGGTGTCTAGAACCTTCCATTGGAACAATGACCGGCTTAAAAGGAAAGGAAAGGCAAGTGTTGAGTCGTCAAACAACATGGAGGTTAAGGGATTGATAGAAGAGCTTAAACAACAAGTTGCATTGTTGAGTTCTAACACACCCAACAATTCTTCACCAAGAACCCATGTTTATTGTTGTGATTTTTGCGGAGATCAAGGGCATACACCAAATGAGTGCTCTTTGATGGTGGGAGAT AGTAGTAGAGAAGAGGTGGTGGTTGAGCCAACCAAAGAAATTGAAGATGAGCTTGTTGAGATTATCGTGGAGACACCTAAGGATGTTGTAGTGCCATCGAAGGTGGTTGATGAACCAAAACAACATGTAGTGAAGCCTTATGTGCCACATATTCCTTTTCCTCAAAGATTGGCAAGAGCAAAGCTTGAGAAAAAGTATGAAAAATTCTTAGACATGATGAAAGGATTGCAAGTTACTCTTCCATTCCTTGATGCTATAAAAGAAATTCCTACTTATGGAAAGTTCTTGAAAGAACTAATCTCCAATAAGAAGAAATTGGGTCCAAGTACCACGGTCAATTTATCACAAGAGTGTAATGCCATCTTACTTGAAAAGCTACCTCCAAAACTTGAAGATCCGGGGGGTTTTTCCATACCTTGTGCAATTGGGACCATCCAAATTGATAGAGCCCTTTGtaatttaggggctagtgttagcCTCATGCCACTCAAGATTTTCAAGAAGTTGGATGCCGTAGAACTAACTCCAACTAGGGTCTCTTTACAACTTGTGGATAGGTCGGTCAAATACCCCATAGGCCTTGTGGAGGATGTTCCACTCAAGGTGGTAAGCCTAGTCATGCCTTGTGATTTTTATGTGATGGATATTCCCGAGGATTCAAaaattccaatcattctaggccGGGCGCCCATGTCTTGCTACGGGGGGTGCAATGATCGATGTTAA